The Anomaloglossus baeobatrachus isolate aAnoBae1 chromosome 5, aAnoBae1.hap1, whole genome shotgun sequence genome includes the window gtgtgagttctctgatgtgtaacaagatttgattttttccgcaaacatttcccacattctgcacattgatatggcttctcccctgtgtgagttctcttgtGTACAGCAAGGTTTGATTCACAATTAAAACActtctcacactctgaacatgaaaatatctTCGTTCCTATATTAGTTCTAACATCTCTTCTGTGACTTTTATTTTCCTTAATagcctgtgatgaatcagaagataggaccTGTTTAATAGGATCAGATGGTAGATCTTTGCTCTGAAGCGTTGAGGATACAACTGGGATAACGCACTGTTCTTCATGTGTGTCTTGTGGCACACCAAGATCATATAATTGAATGTCTGAAGAAGTCAGAAGCCCCTCTGATCTCCTAATACAGTCACCTGTCAAGAATAACACCGTTTATTGAAAAAGTATTATGTATAGTTTATTTTTTAACTATATCCAAAGTCCATTAAAATTGCAAGTCATGTTGCAAAATGTCATTATTCACTAAGGTAATGGTGACAAAACAGTTCACATGCTAACATGTAAAATATTGGTGATAAATAGTTCACTTTCTAACGAAGATCACAGAGCAAGGACCACTAGAGAATGATATCAGGCCACCAGGATTGGCTCTAGCAGTTTCCCAATACAGTGTTTAATTCAGCATCTTCCTAGGTTCATGTCTCAAGAGTGTTGGTCACCAGTATTTTGTACTAAGACTCTCAGTGGAGAATCATAAATGAGCCTGTCAGTCTATACTATTAGAGGGGTCTGTGTCACAATCCCTGACAGCCACATGCATTTTACTGCAGAATGGAGGAGCAGTGCGATTATATATGAAGAAgctctgactttgcagaaagtataaAACTGGAAAAGTAAATTTGTAAAGGAGTCTTATGTTGTTAAAAAAGTGGAAGAATGCGATAAATGAAtatacacagctatacacctcattccctgacctcaaccccgctgtactacagaacaccagtgactgttcGTCCGCAGTCTcctacatcatgtctgctctctgtctGAAACTtaacctctccaaaactgaacaTATTCAACTCCCTTCAtctactaacctccctaaaccgaacatctccctctctgtgtgcagcACCATGATAATGCCTAGACCGCAGGCTCGCTGTCTAGGTGTTATGTTTGACACAGATTTTCCCTTCACCTCCTATACACAATTTCTCGGTCACTCTTGTCGCTTGTGTCACGAACTTTCCTCTGTTGCAGATTTTGGTTTTTGGTGACAGGTTCTGAGTCTGATTCTCACTTTTTCTTGTGGGACTCAGtttattaaatggattccctttcctttggggaggagagggttaatgtcagtttccctCCAGCAGATCctaactcctggtcaggtgtttccggttgggaccAAGCCCAGGCCCTATAAATACCCtcaacttccaccagagggtgcaggttattttcatcatttggaagcttggccaggaggtggaaggagctggtattTTCCCCTCTCTGAAACGTGTGTTGTGGTCTGAAGCATTAGTGCTTGCTGCAACAGTTCTAGGTGTGGTGGTTAAATGGTATGGATGTTCCCCAGTAGTGTGTTTCAGTCACCCCCCTTCCTGTTTATTTCCCCTcctgcacttttagtggctcctttgtgtgtggttcccATGTGTACAAGTAGTTGTTACCCCTATTTATCATATTTGCTAGTGGGGTGTTTACTTTGGTTCTTGTCCCTTTCCCCCggatggtgggttgtggaggggggagtcttaacatcagggacaaggacaggagatatggCCTAGGTTGGGAGCCTGGACCTCCCTACTAACAAGGGTACCTCCAGGTGTTAGGGGAACAAAGGGAAGCCTATACTGGCCCCATCAACCTGTGACAGCTTGCACCTGAAAAAAATCTCTACAATCCGCCGCTTTCTCACTATGTAAACTAAAAAACCCTTACGGTGGCCCTGACCCACTCCCGCCATGTTTACTTTAATTccctattaattggcctcccctcACTAGACTTTCCCTTCTTCAATaaatccttaatgctgcagccagggtcataGTTACTACTAGCTAATCACTACTCAGATGCttttgctctgtgccagtcattgctgtAACGCTTGGGGCCAATATAGAGGCAGCAAATGGGAGTAGTGGacacactggaccacaggggggacctgtGCTTACCCTTTAGAGGGGGGGGCTTAACTACTTatgattgtttgtatatgaacctttgaattgtaaatataaatatgttggcgttatattacaataataatctttatttctataaccattaggctatgtgcgcactgggaaatggaattttcttgagaaaattccgcatgctcttaaagattaccgcacccgcaactgcatgcggtttgccgcggttttgccgcgtgcgggttgggatgtgctttattgcattcaatgcaataaagcacattggaaaaaaaaaaaaaaaaaaaaaaaagtcatttaattctgagatagtagatagatagatagatagatagatagatgacagatcgctacatttcccacggtcggcagtgagttcacattaccggccgtgggaaatgaccggtaattacctctgctgtctgctgcattcattcagcgctgtgtctgtgacagtcgcggctggatgtaagcagcgcaggatgtcggagctgtggattacgtcggagctttggtgcgggaggggttaataaaatggtgaacgaggcttgtttgttttattttaaaataaaggatttttcggtgtctgtgttttattcactttacttacgggttaatcatgtcagctgtctcagacgctgccatgatcaagtctggagttaatggcggtgatccaccaccattaaccccttgtattaccctgaccgccactgctacacggcggcaggaagagccggggacacgccggtgctgccgcataatgcatgcgacagtcccggggcagctgcggctgatattctcggctgtgggaggtgggagtgaggcgggggacattaaccctgcccctctccctccccagcctgagaataccgggccgccgctgtgtgcttacctcggctggaaggtaaatatacagcggaacccacgttgttttctatatttccgttttctttctatgtgtgttctatgtgttctgtgtctgtgatctatgtctgtgatgtctgtgtgtgtgtgatctgtgtgtgtttactctccgcacggcttcctcttcctgtaatgacatcacttccctgcaaaaccgcagacaggcgatgtacattaccggaggtaaaccgcgaaataccgcagggaataacgcagtgaaccgcacagaatttgcttcctgcgttattccctgcgggatttcacgattaacattggagtcaatgtagtgaaatcccgcagcgacgtgcggaaaagaattgacatgcaattgtttttgctgcgggaatcccgcagcaaaacatgcagctgtcaaattccgcctagtgcgcacaggattttttttgcccataggttttgctggtgattcactgcagagatgttatgaacattttttgcagcgaaacatgcaaaaccggaaaaaatccgcggcaaaatccggtaagtgcgcacatagccttactctcctGTTAAATCCATTGTCATTTCAGGGCAACTACTTTAGTGCTCTTCTTCGATCTTGGCCTGACAATCAGGGGCAGAAAAATGCTGCTTTACTCCGTACAAGAGATCTAGGCAACCATCTTATGTAACCAGCTAGAAGAACACGTGCAGGAAAACTGTCAGGTGGGCTGGATAAATGCCTCTGTATctggcctgtatacagcaacatttTTCCACACCAATTCTAATAAATCCTTAtattttaaaggggctgtcctcTGCATCTAGAGGTTTTGTACATATGTCTTATTTTAGAATATACCTGCACATAAGTGCTATAATCCACTAACATACAGGAAATCAATGATTCACCGGTATAAATAATATGGAACTTCTGAACATTCCACTATAAACTGCACATTCTCCATGTCTAGGATGTACGGGAAACTTCTTACACCTTATTTTTAGTATACGTTATTTACATTCTTTTTAGTCCCACATCGTACCAGCTGCTGAATGAGAAGaacctgtgacttctctgcatttagtggtcactactcacctgggcggttatctgtaggaatctccttttTACTCCGCACATCACCCCTCacgtatgtctctgtagtattaatatgggtcagatcttcaccctgaaacaaatattgtaaaagtcacagacagatggagaagtcccatctatgatgagctctaatcctgccatctccaccgctctcattacacaagtataaaacatataatactggaggataaaacaagactgagcacaagaccttcacagccgtctacacatcatagggagatttcatggcaccttctctccatctacctgatgatcctgaggaacatcgggatcttcttggttacaatcctgtgggagaagaggatgggggcatctctttggtgttgtcctcttactggatagacctggaggagacacatacagggactgaattcattccttacatacagataattataggccgtctgtatttagtcctgtctattacctggtgatgtgaggggctggggatcttccatcatgatgtccttgtacagatctttgtgtccttctaaatactcccactcctccatggagaaatagacggtgacgtcctgacaccttataggaacctgacacatacaatgataccgtcaccccgatcccttcatagcgttactgtataatgtcccagcattcccagcagtgtcacctctccagtcagcagctcaatcatcttgtaggtgagttctaggatcctctggtcattgatgtcctcatgtatcgggggctgAGGTGGAGGCccagtgattgggctcaggggtcttccccatccctcagacacaggggcctgacagcgctcactagaggtcttcttcactacggtgtaatcctggttatggagagacacagtaagaaatctcactatagacatttccagagtcctcacctctccagttctgtccatctgttattcccatagataagaatgatctaatgtgacgtcatcagaatctctcacctctccagtaagccggaagaggatctctagggtgaggtgtaatatcctctccgccatcttgtgcctgtccatatccatccttcacggggcaatcaggagaattctcttctatagaagatctccactgataggatccgatattgtagggacctgaatggggagaagatgacgaggtAACACCAGagcatccgctgtaataatacaattactggagataataaggggaaacatacagTATGAGGAGACAGAACGTGTAGAAGTTGTTCGTTCTTGTGTCGTATGGACTGGAACATAAATTGAATTGCTGACTAAGACGTCTCCACCGCTCCCAATCACTGGTTATTTCGGTCAATGCTTcagccactgattgactgcagagaTCACGTTTGTTATCACTGACTAAACTGACTGGATATCCAGAGACTGGAGGGGACCCCAGCAGCGGGGGCACAGGAGTAATGGAGGATCATTATGTGTTACTATATTTAGTATTTTACAgtagtcaggtttttttttttttctttctactaaTAAATCCAATATATttaggacggacggacggacgcacACACGTTTCCTGCTCGGAGTCGGCAACTGCATACGTTTCTGATAGACTCATCTTCTATATCACTAATTCTCCTCTCACCTCtcatttagggtactttcacacttgcgtcgtttggcatgcgtcacaatgtgttgtgtgacgcatgtaacggatgcgttg containing:
- the LOC142312304 gene encoding oocyte zinc finger protein XlCOF29-like — protein: MDMDRHKMAERILHLTLEILFRLTGEDYTVVKKTSSERCQAPVSEGWGRPLSPITGPPPQPPIHEDINDQRILELTYKMIELLTGEVTLLGMLGHYTVTL